A single Halarcobacter anaerophilus DNA region contains:
- a CDS encoding zinc dependent phospholipase C family protein, producing MAGAYAHITIVDRATTESELEKLKFSNDAILALEDWLTFTELGSVSPDYPYLALTNKHKKWADLMHLAMKTKSFILKGIQEVKAVEDIEERRKAFAWLCGISAHIVTDVVIHPVVELKVGPYEGNETAHRNCEMHQDVYIYYKETGYGEISETEHLESFAKECSDEGDTSRLNKTVSSIWQKMLEELDNQEFESNFPELDTWHSRFHTLVSAIEETQNLPSLSRHIIGLDNGAIYPKFEEVNKKEFIENLQVPEGKTMHYDDIFHKAVKQVQATWKVLDEAVFNDNEDLEYFANWNLDTGRDENDKLEYWA from the coding sequence ATGGCTGGGGCTTATGCACATATTACTATCGTAGATAGGGCGACTACGGAGAGTGAACTTGAGAAGTTAAAGTTTAGCAATGATGCTATTTTAGCACTTGAAGATTGGCTGACTTTTACCGAGCTTGGTTCTGTTAGTCCCGATTATCCTTATCTGGCATTAACTAACAAGCATAAAAAATGGGCAGATTTAATGCACTTAGCTATGAAAACAAAAAGTTTTATTTTAAAAGGTATTCAAGAGGTAAAGGCTGTTGAAGATATTGAAGAGAGAAGAAAAGCTTTTGCTTGGCTTTGCGGTATTAGTGCCCATATTGTAACTGATGTGGTTATTCATCCTGTTGTGGAACTAAAAGTCGGACCATACGAAGGAAATGAGACGGCACACCGAAATTGTGAGATGCATCAAGATGTTTATATCTACTACAAAGAGACGGGTTACGGAGAGATATCTGAAACAGAGCATTTAGAATCTTTTGCAAAAGAGTGCAGTGATGAGGGAGATACCAGTAGATTAAATAAAACAGTATCATCAATATGGCAGAAGATGTTAGAAGAGCTGGATAATCAGGAATTTGAGTCAAATTTTCCGGAATTGGACACTTGGCATAGCAGATTTCACACTTTGGTTTCTGCAATAGAAGAGACTCAAAACTTACCCTCTTTGTCAAGACATATAATAGGATTGGATAACGGAGCGATTTATCCAAAGTTTGAAGAGGTAAATAAAAAAGAGTTTATAGAAAACCTACAAGTTCCCGAAGGTAAAACTATGCATTATGATGATATTTTTCATAAAGCCGTCAAACAGGTGCAAGCTACTTGGAAAGTGTTAGATGAAGCAGTATTTAACGATAATGAGGATTTGGAATATTTTGCAAATTGGAATTTGGATACGGGGAGAGATGAAAACGACAAATTAGAGTATTGGGCATAA
- the dinD gene encoding DNA damage-inducible protein D produces the protein METELINSLTNNFESFANKTEDDVSFWFARDLQQLLGYTKWDNFKNVIFKAKTACEVSNQEVSDHFADVGKMVQIGSSATKEIDDIMLTRYACYLIAQNGDSKKEQIAFAQTYFAVQTRKAELIEQRILEQERVQARQKLSQTEKELSQVIYEQTGKNENFAFIRSKGDKALFNHTTQEMKDKWNIEKSKPLADFMPTILLKAKDFATEITIYNAKDKIMNTENEISNEHITNNKAVRNTLLSRGIVPENITSQEDIKKVERKLNSETKKTLNSKDKFVTPNDEEKEQ, from the coding sequence ATGGAAACAGAGCTTATAAATTCACTTACAAATAACTTTGAATCATTTGCAAATAAAACTGAAGATGATGTCTCTTTTTGGTTTGCAAGAGATTTACAACAACTTCTAGGTTATACCAAATGGGATAATTTTAAAAATGTTATTTTCAAAGCAAAAACTGCTTGTGAAGTATCTAATCAAGAGGTTTCAGACCATTTTGCCGACGTCGGGAAAATGGTTCAAATTGGTTCTAGTGCGACAAAAGAAATAGATGATATTATGCTTACTAGATATGCTTGTTATCTTATTGCCCAAAATGGGGATAGTAAAAAAGAGCAAATAGCTTTTGCACAAACATATTTTGCTGTTCAAACTAGAAAAGCAGAGTTAATAGAACAGAGAATTTTAGAGCAAGAAAGAGTTCAAGCTAGACAAAAGTTATCGCAAACAGAAAAAGAGCTTTCACAAGTGATATATGAACAAACTGGCAAAAATGAAAACTTTGCATTTATTAGAAGTAAAGGAGATAAAGCACTTTTTAATCATACAACACAAGAGATGAAAGATAAATGGAATATTGAAAAGTCTAAACCTTTAGCAGATTTTATGCCTACAATACTTTTAAAAGCAAAAGACTTTGCTACAGAGATTACAATATATAATGCAAAAGATAAAATTATGAATACAGAAAATGAAATTTCAAATGAACATATTACTAATAATAAAGCTGTAAGAAATACTTTACTTTCAAGAGGGATAGTTCCGGAAAATATTACTTCTCAAGAAGATATAAAAAAAGTGGAGAGAAAGCTAAATAGTGAAACAAAAAAGACTTTAAACAGTAAAGATAAATTTGTAACCCCAAATGATGAAGAAAAAGAACAGTAA
- a CDS encoding AAA family ATPase, whose amino-acid sequence MMKIKEIQFANFRAYQNETFKIDTNKKIVLLYARNGFGKTSFFDGIEWGLTGKIERYEKTEGRERKEYSVLRNTFASSNINDGIKIVFDDGSKIKRFIKDHDSNDYDEGILNINGQVENKIDSILVKNKFKKDIQFDKSFNYSILLSQELISDFIRHTKDGDRYRTIVDLFGLSSFKEYDEHIKSSQQYLKDELKDIQENITVIDNDIKVKSAKLVSSDIDFNQSLLELKNFDKTVKINNLSEVKSSFLELYKNKNQKKLFLEKTLNDLEKLKQNFTIKEPMLQKKDLVEKQYREYKEFIYKFDKKVYVDNIENNIKNFDIFITKQEDIKKVNLELEKLDSMAKSHSFFNKFEKSEDQIRTLADYGNQYLERVNQYFNSLKIQREQKNTLNRLEEDLQRISSIKKELYYMAKKFLEDKENKELKNCPVCENEFDINNTIDKLTFKLEKNQSEEFNEINKSIKTTKNLIETNSVWLNDEEKTLLEICENIKNKYREQYKTLLFQSKEYDKLIESNKIVNENLQLLNIKIQEYQNFKVNYLQDITSSKFFNEGMSIDYYKNNIKSIYDDFSTLKRDTEDYNTLKEKYKVISLEDINIFYRDTKDEYKKVILKLDEFEKVKELIDKLILEIDNNEQKKQIDKLILQLELLNTKKRKLLQIDNDYSNLKDSIKLAIDNETQILLANYKDTISKFYHYLNPNIYMNDLTIKETKDGVNRLVFEVQGESGKKHSPSYIFSSAQNNVLALSIFLTFAIKQQWSNLDSIFLDDPIQNMDDINIHSLVDIIRSIQNQTNKQFFISTHDERIYKFMLNKFGEENVQSFKFSDYGTLE is encoded by the coding sequence ATGATGAAAATTAAAGAAATACAATTTGCTAATTTTAGGGCATACCAAAATGAAACTTTTAAAATTGATACCAATAAAAAAATTGTATTACTTTATGCACGAAATGGTTTTGGTAAGACATCTTTTTTTGATGGTATTGAATGGGGATTAACAGGTAAGATTGAGCGTTACGAAAAAACAGAAGGAAGAGAAAGAAAAGAGTATTCAGTCTTAAGAAATACTTTTGCATCTAGTAATATTAATGATGGTATAAAAATAGTTTTTGATGACGGTTCTAAGATAAAAAGATTTATTAAAGATCATGATAGTAATGATTATGATGAAGGTATCTTAAATATTAATGGACAAGTTGAAAACAAGATTGATTCTATATTAGTTAAGAACAAGTTTAAAAAAGATATACAATTTGATAAAAGTTTTAACTATTCAATTTTATTGTCTCAGGAACTAATTAGTGATTTTATTAGACATACAAAAGATGGAGATAGATATAGAACGATTGTTGATTTATTTGGATTATCCTCTTTTAAAGAATATGATGAACATATTAAATCTTCACAACAATATTTAAAAGATGAATTAAAGGATATTCAAGAAAACATTACAGTCATTGATAATGATATAAAAGTTAAAAGTGCAAAATTAGTATCTTCAGATATAGATTTTAATCAATCACTTTTAGAACTAAAGAATTTTGATAAAACAGTTAAAATTAATAATTTATCAGAAGTAAAAAGTAGTTTTTTAGAACTGTATAAAAATAAAAATCAAAAGAAACTTTTTTTAGAAAAAACGCTTAATGATTTAGAAAAATTAAAACAAAACTTTACAATAAAAGAACCTATGCTACAAAAGAAAGATTTAGTTGAAAAACAATATCGTGAATATAAAGAGTTCATATATAAATTTGACAAAAAAGTGTATGTTGATAATATAGAAAATAATATTAAGAATTTTGATATTTTTATAACCAAGCAAGAAGATATAAAGAAGGTAAATTTAGAATTAGAAAAACTTGATTCCATGGCTAAATCTCATTCTTTTTTTAATAAATTTGAAAAATCAGAAGATCAAATAAGAACGCTGGCTGATTATGGAAATCAATATTTAGAAAGAGTAAATCAATATTTTAACTCATTAAAAATTCAAAGGGAACAAAAAAATACTTTAAACAGGTTAGAAGAGGATTTACAACGAATTTCATCTATAAAAAAAGAATTATATTATATGGCTAAGAAGTTCTTAGAAGATAAAGAGAATAAAGAATTAAAAAATTGCCCTGTATGTGAAAATGAGTTTGACATAAATAATACAATAGATAAATTAACTTTTAAACTTGAAAAAAATCAAAGTGAAGAATTTAATGAAATCAATAAATCAATAAAAACAACAAAGAACTTGATTGAAACAAACTCTGTATGGCTAAATGATGAAGAAAAAACTTTATTAGAAATATGTGAAAATATTAAAAATAAATATCGAGAACAATATAAAACTCTTTTATTTCAAAGCAAAGAATATGATAAATTAATAGAATCTAATAAAATTGTTAATGAAAATTTACAATTATTGAATATCAAGATTCAAGAGTATCAAAACTTTAAAGTAAACTATTTACAAGATATAACTTCTTCAAAGTTTTTTAACGAGGGTATGAGTATAGATTATTATAAAAATAATATTAAAAGTATTTATGATGATTTTTCAACTCTAAAGAGAGACACAGAAGACTATAATACGTTAAAAGAAAAGTATAAAGTGATATCTCTTGAGGACATAAATATTTTTTATAGAGATACAAAAGATGAGTATAAAAAAGTAATTTTGAAATTAGATGAATTTGAAAAAGTCAAAGAATTGATTGATAAACTTATACTTGAAATAGACAATAATGAGCAAAAAAAACAAATAGATAAATTAATATTACAACTAGAACTTTTAAATACTAAAAAAAGAAAATTATTACAAATAGATAATGATTATTCAAATTTGAAAGATTCTATTAAACTAGCTATAGATAATGAAACACAAATCCTATTAGCAAACTATAAAGATACTATTAGTAAATTTTACCATTATCTTAATCCAAATATTTATATGAATGATTTAACTATAAAAGAGACAAAGGACGGTGTCAATAGGCTTGTGTTTGAAGTTCAAGGAGAAAGTGGTAAAAAACATAGTCCATCTTATATTTTTAGTTCAGCTCAAAATAATGTATTAGCATTAAGTATATTTTTAACTTTTGCAATAAAACAACAATGGAGTAATTTAGATTCAATTTTTCTTGATGATCCTATTCAAAATATGGATGATATTAATATTCACTCTTTAGTGGATATTATTCGTTCTATTCAAAATCAAACAAATAAACAGTTTTTTATATCAACACATGATGAAAGAATCTATAAATTTATGTTGAATAAATTTGGTGAAGAGAATGTACAATCTTTTAAGTTTTCAGATTATGGAACACTTGAATAA
- a CDS encoding ABC-three component system middle component 1, with amino-acid sequence MLNNDTLINIDDNYEELKIFNENKNLIIIKKFENIDNLKKQWQDVQDFVAGKIQANLSAYNLEQNLMWNMYIIFLVNKKVDKKLINDIESNKFCCKKYIVYTKDLENNDGIKKDLEKQVPLFSKFDFSGDILAISNDQSVKQKIFKYSEKSKVLESFTLTENIQNIIESEKIKNHIDKLLEEYNDEN; translated from the coding sequence ATGTTGAATAATGATACTTTAATAAATATTGATGATAATTATGAAGAATTAAAAATATTTAATGAAAATAAAAATTTAATTATCATAAAAAAATTTGAGAATATTGATAATCTCAAAAAACAGTGGCAGGATGTTCAAGATTTTGTTGCAGGTAAAATTCAAGCTAATTTATCAGCATATAATTTAGAACAAAATCTTATGTGGAATATGTATATAATATTTTTAGTAAATAAAAAAGTTGATAAAAAATTGATTAATGATATTGAGTCAAATAAGTTTTGTTGTAAAAAATATATTGTCTATACTAAAGATTTAGAAAATAACGATGGTATAAAAAAAGACTTAGAGAAACAAGTACCATTATTCTCTAAATTTGATTTTAGTGGTGATATCCTTGCTATTTCAAATGATCAATCAGTCAAGCAAAAGATATTTAAATATAGTGAAAAATCTAAAGTACTTGAATCTTTTACCCTAACTGAAAATATACAAAACATAATAGAATCAGAGAAAATAAAGAATCACATTGATAAGCTTCTTGAGGAGTATAATGATGAAAATTAA
- a CDS encoding SMEK domain-containing protein, with the protein MLSREDYIEQIKEKIAIFQAKIKLETSLNHHNLKLYGENFFRDILNILYKDSHFENTNFSEEKNFVAIDLVSLNKNKCIQITSNRTKEKFVDTIKKFKKLPYRKFFKTISHFYEEKGTDNKFLLDKYQTSFKYLFQKSDFYKYTTFDIEIYYLLDKYKPSKIDELEKELGVKNIPSKLKDFSDLLVNIENLQSNEDLESIFKLFKVEESLINSFEDAITSIEFEIKEISNVSIKTKLNKSLVVTKEYFMCNLDLLLDILKQIDCETATHVKNIHDKNQSLVKFISFNILSKYYSSESFAFPTNKNMELRIKDYKAWLFNSPRVIKPLEYHIGKIAEYISIQSNCQIDNGICYLTSLKNNGGINCDKCIDGLLGNVVQQVDRIVTDFTNSDSTNTLRHHFDFMELKSEQKIEFKCGECISNISEYENAKKII; encoded by the coding sequence GTGTTATCAAGAGAAGACTATATTGAACAAATAAAAGAAAAAATAGCAATTTTTCAAGCTAAAATTAAATTGGAAACATCTCTTAATCATCATAATTTAAAGTTATATGGTGAAAATTTTTTTAGAGATATATTAAATATCCTATACAAAGATTCACATTTTGAAAATACGAACTTTTCAGAGGAAAAAAATTTTGTTGCAATAGATTTAGTTTCTTTAAATAAAAATAAATGTATTCAAATCACAAGCAACAGAACTAAAGAGAAATTTGTTGATACGATAAAAAAATTTAAAAAGCTTCCATACCGAAAATTTTTTAAAACAATTAGTCATTTTTATGAAGAAAAAGGTACAGATAATAAATTTCTTTTAGATAAATATCAAACTTCATTTAAATATCTATTTCAAAAATCAGATTTTTATAAGTATACAACCTTTGATATAGAGATTTATTATTTATTAGATAAATATAAACCAAGTAAAATTGATGAATTAGAAAAAGAACTTGGAGTAAAAAATATACCTTCTAAACTCAAAGATTTTAGTGATTTGTTAGTTAATATAGAAAATTTACAAAGTAATGAGGATCTAGAATCAATTTTTAAACTTTTTAAAGTCGAAGAATCATTGATAAATAGTTTTGAAGATGCAATTACTTCTATTGAATTTGAGATAAAAGAGATTTCTAATGTTTCAATAAAAACAAAGCTTAATAAAAGTCTAGTTGTAACTAAAGAATATTTCATGTGTAATTTAGATTTATTACTTGATATTCTAAAACAAATTGATTGTGAAACAGCGACACACGTAAAAAACATACACGATAAGAACCAATCTTTAGTAAAGTTTATATCTTTTAATATACTTTCAAAATATTATAGTTCAGAATCGTTCGCTTTTCCAACAAATAAGAATATGGAACTTAGAATAAAGGATTATAAAGCATGGCTTTTTAATTCTCCAAGAGTGATAAAACCATTGGAATATCACATAGGCAAAATAGCAGAATATATCTCAATACAATCTAATTGTCAAATTGATAATGGGATTTGTTACCTTACCTCTTTAAAAAATAATGGAGGCATAAACTGTGATAAATGTATAGATGGACTATTAGGTAATGTAGTTCAACAAGTTGATCGAATTGTTACAGATTTTACAAATAGTGACTCTACTAACACACTACGACACCATTTTGATTTTATGGAGCTGAAAAGTGAACAAAAAATTGAATTTAAATGTGGTGAATGTATATCAAATATCTCAGAATATGAAAATGCAAAAAAAATTATATAG